The Equus caballus isolate H_3958 breed thoroughbred chromosome 25, TB-T2T, whole genome shotgun sequence nucleotide sequence TGGAGAACAAGAAGGCTCAGCTGGTAGTGATCGCGCACGACGTGGATCCCATCGAGGTACGTTTGGCTGCTTTTTCAGCCATTGGTTCCTACACTTAGATTGTCTTTGCATTGATATGGGGAAGATACAGTTAAGCTAAATACTGAGCCTGGCACCGTAGGCCAAGGTGGGGTGACCAGGACTGTCAGTACTGACAAGGGATCAAATCATGGCTCTTGCGATGATGTGAGTTTTTCACTGAATTAAACCGTGAAGTGCAAACACATGAGCTTTTTAACCCTGAGCAGTTGCTACCAAGCTAGCATTTAAATTACCGTTTTTAATGAGAATATAGCCTAGAGCTAACGGTGTCTTCCAGCTGGTCGTCTTCCTCCCTGCCCTGTGTCGGAAGATGGGGGTGCCCTACTGCATCATCAAGGGCAAGGCGCGGCTGGGGCGTCTGGTCCACAGGAAGACCTGCACCACCGTCGCCTTCACACAAGTCAACTCGTACGTAGGGGCAGCCCAAAGCTAACGCCTAAGCTAGAGCGCGTGGCCTGTCAGAAGGGAGCGCATTGTCTGAGCCTTTGCCGGTGATGGTTGCGAATTTCTTCACCTGAATAAACCATGTGGCCATTTTGTATCTGAGGCAAAAGTCTTGTTTGGAGCTAAAATGAAGGCATTCCTGCTTTTGGAAGGCCGCTGACCCACATTTTCCCTCCTGCCCCATTAGGGAAGACAAAGGAGCTCTGGCCAAGCTGGTGGAAGCTATCAGGACCAACTACAACGACAGATACGACGAGGTAAGGAGCAGCTTTACGTTAACTGTCTTGGGGAAGTCCAGCCTTTCATCACAGGACTGGCTGGCTCGGAACTCTTTCTGAGCAGTTGTTTGGCTAGAACAGCAAGGTCGAGGGTGCTTTGAAAGCCTCAGAAAACCACAGGCCAGGCTGACTGCCTTTCTTTTGCAGATCCGCCGTCACTGGGGAGGCAACGTCCTGGGTCCAAAATCGGTGGCTCGCATCGCCAAGCTAGAGAAGGCAAAGGCTAAAGAACTGGCCACcaagctgggctgagctgagcgCATGCAGTTGAGTTTTCTGTACATAAGTAATAAAAACTCTTCTTCAGTCAGTGTCAACTGTGCATTTTTGGGTCGTGGCTATGTTTTCAGACTCAAGGTCCTTCTCCCACGTAGGGTGGGAGTTGTCGGTCTCATTGTGAAAAAGCGGTCTTAAACTGTTTGGTCCTATGTAGTACTTGGGTATTTTGAACCAAGCCTGGAGTTTATGATCAACCAGCTGGCTGGCTCATTTAGACACATGGGAAAGAAGGCACAACATAGGTAGTGTAGGGCTTTATTTATACCAATACTACATGATGCCACATAACCCCAAATCTCTTGAAATAATGCTTACTCGGCAACTTCCTAATTAATTAGGGACAGTGCTATATCAGTTAATCTCATCACATGCCAGGAGTCCGACGCAGGAATTTCTTAAACCATAGGTATGATGTAGCTGCACACAGTCCGTACCTGGGGCGGAAGGTGAATGCTGTCAGGGCTCTGAGGGGAAAAGCGGGGGAGCGGCGGGGGGTACAGGACTCACCAGGTGATGATGTACTGCATGTGCTCGTTCCTCAGAGTGACTCTGGTTTGCCCTCCAACGGGTCCTCCCGGGACTGTGCTTTCTGCAGAGACAGTGGGCTCAGTCCTCGATTTCTTGTGCCACCAGCTTCTTGGCACTTAAATGGCCAGCTGGTTTCCTGGAACCTTTCATAGCTCTTTCCTAGAGCAGTCAGTTTTGAACAGCCAATTTCAAGTCACACCAGTAAGGCCTTTTACCTGAAACCAGCCAGCCCCCAGTGCTGCCCTCTGTCACCCCTCCCTCACACAGAATGGAAGCAACTGGTTGGTGTCCAGGGTTAAGAGGAAGGTAGAACCAGGGTGTTTACAAAAGCTACTTGGTCTTCTGGGGTGGTCTGGCCACAACGTACGGAAGTCAGCATCAATGAAAATGGGGTCTGTGCCTGTGAGCCTGGCCATGGCCTCCAGGTCCCGGTAATGCCAGTGGTTCCTTTCTGGATTGTTCTCAGGGACAAAGGGCTTCCTGGTTTCTGTCAGCCTCACCATCCCGACTAGGTCCACTTCTCCCTCaatctggaaaggaaaggaaggcgTGAGATTGCTCTCAGGGCCCTGCATGGAGACGACGGCTTCCACAGGGCCCTGCGcaccagagggaaggaagggttcCCCCGCCCCTACCTGGCCTTTCTGCCGTGTCTCTGGATTCACCTTTTTCCTGGGGACAAACCCTCTGTTGACCAGGATGGTGATTCTGGAGTAATGAAAGTTGCACTTCAGGTGAAGGGTTTGTGAATAAAGATTATTAATGTTTGCCCCGGCATCTTCAGGAACAAGGACAGGAGCAGGCAAGGGTTCAAACAGGACCCAGTGGAGACTAGCTGTGGGGGTGCCATTGGGAACGTCTTCCCCTGTGCACGGGGCCTGATGGCTAAAAgctcccccctcctctcttctgcctcGCCCACTGCAACATGCAACCTGTGACCAACACCACAGTGCCAGAGGTCAGACGCCCACCTCTCCCTTAACTAGGGCAGTGTTTGCCTCGTGCACCTGCCTCCCATCTCCCCTGACTGGGGAGCGGCCTGGCACACATCAGTCAGCCCACTAGAGAGACAGCACTGCCACCCAACCCAGACCTAAAACCAGGAAGCTGTGGGCTGACAAGGCCCTGAGGCTTCACTTGGGCGTTAACATTTGGGAAGCTGCTCTAGTCACCCaccttgcagtgccccctactgTCGATATCATTTCCTTcccctggaatgctcttcccatCTTTTCATTCCAGGTTTGGCCCAAATAGCcccctgggaagccttccctgactcaaATCCCACCAGGCAGAGCgggagggttcctttctcttgagTTTGTCTTGCTAGCCCCTCATGCTGCACCATAATGTATTCATAATGGCCATTCACCTCTCCTCCTTCAGAGTTTAACATACAAGAGTtgttcagaaataaatgaattggcTTAATGTCAGAATTGTAAATTTCAAATCAAGGAACTGAACCTTTCTGAGTATCTTGGATGTCCCAGGACTTACCAAAGTTGGGGGTTGAGAAGGATGAAAGTGAGTGTACCCCAACTGCACCTGGCAGTCCAGTCAGCCCCTGCACGCCTACTCACCCCAGGTCAGTGCAGTGGAAGGGGGTGACCACGTAGGCACCGCTCTCAGGTGAGGAGGAGAGCCGGCCAGCTTCCCGGGCCTCCCGGGCAGGGTCCACCATGGTCCTTGGCATCATGTACAGCTCCTTGGAGTGGTCAAAGTGCCCCCTGACCTTCACTGGCCTGTATTCCAGATTTTTCAGTTCCATTGGGCTACATGGAGAGGGAAGACGTGGAGTGAGGTTTGTGAAGACAAACCTCAGGGCTGAAAACCAC carries:
- the SURF1 gene encoding surfeit locus protein 1 isoform X3; the protein is MAAVLWPGPRAAELGQLLRAAGAGRAPARAVRSVLAAPARPGLAWRPSRCGSSTAEAPATKAEDDSFLQWFLLLIPVTAFGLGTWQVQRRKWKLKLIAELESRVMAEPIPLPADPMELKNLEYRPVKVRGHFDHSKELYMMPRTMVDPAREAREAGRLSSSPESGAYVVTPFHCTDLGITILVNRGFVPRKKVNPETRQKGQIEGEVDLVGMVRLTETRKPFVPENNPERNHWHYRDLEAMARLTESTVPGGPVGGQTRVTLRNEHMQYIITWYGLCAATSYLWFKKFLRRTPGM
- the SURF1 gene encoding surfeit locus protein 1 isoform X1, with the protein product MAAVLWPGPRAAELGQLLRAAGAGRAPARAVRSVLAAPARPGLAWRPSRCGSSTAEAPATKAEDDSFLQWFLLLIPVTAFGLGTWQVQRRKWKLKLIAELESRVMAEPIPLPADPMELKNLEYRPVKVRGHFDHSKELYMMPRTMVDPAREAREAGRLSSSPESGAYVVTPFHCTDLGITILVNRGFVPRKKVNPETRQKGQIEGEVDLVGMVRLTETRKPFVPENNPERNHWHYRDLEAMARLTGTDPIFIDADFQSTVPGGPVGGQTRVTLRNEHMQYIITWYGLCAATSYLWFKKFLRRTPGM
- the SURF1 gene encoding surfeit locus protein 1 isoform X4, yielding MAEPIPLPADPMELKNLEYRPVKVRGHFDHSKELYMMPRTMVDPAREAREAGRLSSSPESGAYVVTPFHCTDLGITILVNRGFVPRKKVNPETRQKGQIEGEVDLVGMVRLTETRKPFVPENNPERNHWHYRDLEAMARLTGTDPIFIDADFQSTVPGGPVGGQTRVTLRNEHMQYIITWYGLCAATSYLWFKKFLRRTPGM
- the SURF1 gene encoding surfeit locus protein 1 isoform X2, which codes for MAAVLWPGPRAAELGQLLRAAGAGRAPARAVRSVLAAPARPGLAWRPSRCGSSTAEAPATKAEDDSFLQWFLLLIPVTAFGLGTWQVQRRKWKLKLIAELESRVMAEPIPLPADPMELKNLEYRPVKVRGHFDHSKELYMMPRTMVDPAREAREAGRLSSSPESGAYVVTPFHCTDLGITILVNRGFVPRKKVNPETRQKGQIEGEVDLVGMVRLTETRKPFVPENNPERNHWHYRDLEAMARLTGTDPIFIDADFRKSYERFQETSWPFKCQEAGGTRNRGLSPLSLQKAQSREDPLEGKPESL